The following are encoded in a window of Terriglobales bacterium genomic DNA:
- a CDS encoding ISAs1 family transposase, which produces MSKPKSVRIADHFAELTDPRRREVIYPLINVVVIAVCAVICGADDFVAIARFGTTKREWLARFLDLETGIPSHDRFNAIFAAIKPAEFEKCLLSWITALHEITDGQVIAIDGKTLRRSFDAADSKAAIHMVSAWATANHISLGQVVVDAKSNEITAIPKLLEMLELSGAMVTIDAMGCQTEIARQIVAAGADYCLAVKDNQPTLHQGIINFFEKHVDDDFADIRMRCHMTNEEGHGRKEARYYMICPVPEDLPDRARWTSLKAIGVAISDTQRDGKKVGQNRYYILSKFISARRFADAVRGHWSIENRLHWQLDVTFQEDQCRIRQGHADANFSILRRAALSLLKNETALKVGIKNKRLTAGWDESYLQKVLLGT; this is translated from the coding sequence ATGTCGAAGCCCAAGTCGGTTCGGATCGCAGACCACTTTGCGGAACTCACGGATCCGCGGCGTCGTGAGGTGATTTATCCTCTGATCAATGTGGTGGTCATTGCAGTCTGCGCGGTGATCTGTGGTGCGGATGATTTCGTCGCCATTGCCCGGTTTGGGACAACCAAGCGTGAGTGGCTGGCTCGGTTTCTGGACTTGGAGACCGGCATTCCGTCGCACGATCGTTTCAATGCGATCTTCGCCGCCATCAAACCGGCAGAGTTCGAGAAGTGTTTGCTGAGTTGGATCACGGCCCTGCACGAAATCACCGATGGGCAGGTGATCGCCATCGACGGGAAGACGCTCCGCCGCAGCTTCGATGCGGCTGACAGCAAGGCGGCCATTCACATGGTCAGTGCTTGGGCGACCGCGAATCATATTAGCTTGGGACAAGTCGTCGTCGACGCCAAGAGCAACGAGATCACGGCCATTCCGAAACTGCTGGAAATGCTCGAGTTGTCGGGAGCTATGGTCACCATCGACGCGATGGGTTGTCAGACCGAGATCGCGCGGCAAATCGTCGCGGCGGGCGCGGATTATTGCCTGGCCGTGAAGGATAACCAGCCAACGTTACATCAGGGGATCATCAACTTCTTCGAGAAGCATGTGGATGACGACTTCGCAGACATCCGGATGCGTTGCCACATGACCAACGAAGAAGGGCACGGCCGCAAGGAGGCCCGGTACTACATGATTTGTCCTGTTCCCGAGGACTTGCCGGACCGTGCGCGTTGGACCAGTCTGAAGGCGATTGGAGTAGCCATCAGCGACACTCAGCGGGATGGAAAGAAGGTCGGGCAGAACCGTTACTACATCCTGAGCAAATTCATCTCGGCCCGTCGATTCGCCGACGCGGTGCGCGGCCACTGGAGTATCGAGAACCGTCTGCATTGGCAGCTCGATGTCACCTTTCAGGAAGACCAATGCCGCATCCGCCAAGGCCACGCGGATGCGAACTTCAGCATCCTCCGCCGCGCCGCGCTGAGCCTACTGAAGAACGAAACCGCGCTGAAGGTCGGCATCAAGAACAAACGCCTCACCGCCGGCTGGGACGAGAGCTATCTCCAGAAAGTGCTGCTTGGAACATGA
- a CDS encoding ISAs1 family transposase yields MADIQRISLDEVVLHFAELEDPRSTVNLQHPLVSVVVIALMAVLAGASGPTAIGRWAALKEEFLLNALNLPNGIPRKDVFRRVLMALRPGAFQACFVNWLKSLRATAATATGVEQPVLAVDGKTARRSHDRKNGLGALHSVSVWASEFGLSLGQVACAEKSNEITAIPELLRLVDIKGAIITIDAMGTQKAIAAQIIEREGDYVLALKGNQETLHQVIIDHIDEQLDGELGDACEHVTTEKGHGREEMRTYLQLPAPKSLPGFTLWKGLKSIGVVTSRCLRDGKETIEVRYYISSLAMGVKRFARAVRGHWGIENSCHWSLDMTFREDESRLREQHLRENFAWLNRLALSLLKQHPGRQSLVMKRRSCGWSDAFLMEVVTGSTC; encoded by the coding sequence ATGGCGGACATTCAGCGTATCTCTTTGGATGAGGTCGTACTGCATTTTGCGGAGTTGGAGGATCCTCGCTCCACCGTCAATCTGCAACATCCGTTGGTCAGTGTGGTCGTCATCGCTTTGATGGCGGTGCTGGCCGGTGCGAGCGGGCCAACTGCGATTGGCAGGTGGGCTGCTTTGAAAGAAGAGTTCCTTTTGAACGCGCTGAACTTGCCGAACGGGATTCCGCGTAAGGATGTCTTTCGTCGCGTACTGATGGCGCTGCGCCCGGGTGCCTTTCAAGCCTGTTTTGTGAACTGGTTGAAGTCGTTGCGTGCAACAGCGGCCACGGCGACCGGCGTGGAGCAACCCGTTCTGGCGGTGGACGGCAAGACGGCACGGCGGAGCCACGATCGCAAGAACGGCCTGGGCGCCTTGCATTCGGTAAGCGTCTGGGCCAGCGAGTTCGGCCTGTCGCTGGGGCAGGTGGCCTGCGCCGAGAAATCGAACGAAATCACGGCCATTCCCGAGCTGCTGAGGCTGGTGGACATCAAAGGGGCAATCATCACCATCGACGCGATGGGGACCCAGAAGGCGATCGCGGCGCAGATCATCGAGCGCGAGGGCGACTATGTCTTGGCGCTGAAGGGGAACCAGGAAACGCTGCATCAGGTGATCATCGATCATATCGACGAACAACTCGATGGGGAGTTAGGGGATGCTTGTGAGCATGTGACAACCGAAAAGGGTCATGGGCGTGAGGAGATGCGAACTTATCTCCAACTCCCAGCCCCCAAGAGCCTGCCGGGATTCACGCTGTGGAAGGGGCTGAAGTCGATCGGAGTGGTGACGTCCCGTTGCCTTCGTGACGGCAAGGAGACCATCGAAGTCCGCTACTACATCAGCAGTCTGGCCATGGGCGTGAAACGGTTCGCCCGCGCTGTTCGGGGGCACTGGGGTATCGAGAACAGCTGTCACTGGAGTCTGGACATGACGTTTCGCGAGGACGAGTCTCGGCTCCGCGAGCAGCATCTGCGCGAGAACTTCGCGTGGCTGAACCGGCTTGCGTTGTCGCTCCTGAAGCAGCATCCCGGCCGCCAGAGCCTGGTCATGAAACGCCGTAGCTGCGGCTGGAGCGATGCCTTCTTGATGGAAGTCGTTACTGGATCAACATGTTAG